In a single window of the Danio rerio strain Tuebingen ecotype United States chromosome 20, GRCz12tu, whole genome shotgun sequence genome:
- the tbc1d7 gene encoding TBC1 domain family member 7 isoform X1 encodes MADDPQRNFRSAYYEKVGFRGVEEKKSLEILLKDNPLDVEKLSTFSQRFPLPSMYRIHVWKVLLGILPPHSDSHALVRQYRVDQFEDVSCALTVMRFIHASTPQTEIYLRMFQLENHTLPRRTELRPPDAEDENFLAIARAMEEIVDDPVDCFWLVRCFINQFKHKFGDSIPHLPKSLEHFLSQEDVCLLSHLKASGALALLPYSLWFRRCFAGCLPESSLQRVWDKVISGSCKILVFVAVEILLSHKIVIMGMNQPDAIYHFLSNMPQENTDAIVTKAIDLWHKYCGTPMHSV; translated from the exons ATGGCTGATGATCCTCAGAGAAACTTCCGCTCGGCGTATTATGAGAAAGTGGGTTTCAGAGGAGTGGAGGAGAAGAAATCACTGGAGATCCTGCTGAAGGACAACCCTCTGG ATGTGGAGAAGCTGAGCACCTTCAGCCAGAGGTTTCCTCTGCCCTCCATGTACCGCATCCACGTGTGGAAAGTCTTGCTGG GGATTCTGCCTCCTCACAGTGACTCTCATGCTCTGGTGCGTCAGTATCGTGTGGATCAGTTTGAGGACGTGAGCTGCGCTCTGACCGTCATGCGCTTCATCCACGCCTCCACACCGCAGACAGAGATCTACCTGCGCATGTTCCAGCTGGAGAACCACACGCTGCCCCGCAGGACCGAGCTGCGGCCGCCC GATGCGGAGGATGAAAACTTCCTGGCGATCGCTCGAGCGATGGAGGAGATCGTGGATGACCCGGTGGACTGTTTCTGGCTCGTCAGATGCTTCATCAACCAGTTCAAGCACAAGTTTGGAGACTCCATCCCTCACCTG CCGAAGAGTCTGGAGCACTTCCTGTCTCAGGAGGATGTGTGTCTGCTGTCTCACCTGAAGGCGTCTGGAGCTCTGGCTTTACTACCGTACTCACTGTGGTTCAGACGCTGCTTCGCCGGCTGCTTACCAGAGTCCAGCCTACAAAG GGTGTGGGATAAAGTCATCAGCGGCTCCTGTAAGATCCTGGTGTTTGTAGCTGTGGAGATTCTGCTCAGCCATAAGATCGTGATAATGGGAATGAACCAGCCGGACGCAATTTACCACTTCCTGTCTAAC ATGCCGCAGGAAAACACGGACGCCATCGTCACCAAAGCCATCGATCTGTGGCACAAATACTGCGGGACGCCCATGCACTCTGTCTGA
- the tbc1d7 gene encoding TBC1 domain family member 7 (The RefSeq protein has 3 substitutions compared to this genomic sequence), with protein MADDPQRNFRSAYYEKVGFRGVEEKKSLEILLKDNPLDVEKLSTFSQRFPLPSMYRIHVWKVLLGILPPHSDSHALVRQYRVDQFEDVSCALTVMRFIHASTQQTEIYLRMFQLENHTLPRRTELRPPDAEDENFLAIARAMEEIVDDPVDCFWLVRCFINQFKHKFGDSIPHLPKSLEHFLSQEDVCLLSHLKASGALALLPYSLWFRRCFAGCLPESSLQRVWDKVISGSCKILVFVAVEILLSHKIVIMGINQPDAVYHFLSNMPQENTDAIVTKAIDLWHKYCGTPMHSV; from the exons ATGGCTGATGATCCTCAGAGAAACTTCCGCTCGGCGTATTATGAGAAAGTGGGTTTCAGAGGAGTGGAGGAGAAGAAATCACTGGAGATCCTGCTGAAGGACAACCCTCTGG ATGTGGAGAAGCTGAGCACCTTCAGCCAGAGGTTTCCTCTGCCCTCCATGTACCGCATCCACGTGTGGAAAGTCTTGCTGG GGATTCTGCCTCCTCACAGTGACTCTCATGCTCTGGTGCGTCAGTATCGTGTGGATCAGTTTGAGGACGTGAGCTGCGCTCTGACCGTCATGCGCTTCATCCACGCCTCCACACCGCAGACAGAGATCTACCTGCGCATGTTCCAGCTGGAGAACCACACGCTGCCCCGCAGGACCGAGCTGCGGCCGCCC GATGCGGAGGATGAAAACTTCCTGGCGATCGCTCGAGCGATGGAGGAGATCGTGGATGACCCGGTGGACTGTTTCTGGCTCGTCAGATGCTTCATCAACCAGTTCAAGCACAAGTTTGGAGACTCCATCCCTCACCTG CCGAAGAGTCTGGAGCACTTCCTGTCTCAGGAGGATGTGTGTCTGCTGTCTCACCTGAAGGCGTCTGGAGCTCTGGCTTTACTACCGTACTCACTGTGGTTCAGACGCTGCTTCGCCGGCTGCTTACCAGAGTCCAGCCTACAAAG GGTGTGGGATAAAGTCATCAGCGGCTCCTGTAAGATCCTGGTGTTTGTAGCTGTGGAGATTCTGCTCAGCCATAAGATCGTGATAATGGGAATGAACCAGCCGGACGCAATTTACCACTTCCTGTCTAAC ATGCCGCAGGAAAACACGGACGCCATCGTCACCAAAGCCATCGATCTGTGGCACAAATACTGCGGGACGCCCATGCACTCTGTCTGA